A DNA window from uncultured Methanoregula sp. contains the following coding sequences:
- a CDS encoding amino acid permease: MSDTVAPASPVVSKKVLGLFALAMINVAAVLSIRNFPSMAIYGWQCIGWYIIGAVLFLIPISLAGAELATGWPQGGGVYAWVKQAFGEKGGFTALFCEWSNNLVWFPTVLSFIASTLAFALTPALANSSWYMFSVMMIAFWGTTIIAFFGEEVSTKFGNVGVIIGSIIPSILIILLGLWWIGSGQTLVIPHFTLRAIVPDINASTLPFFATIILLFAGMEMAGFHALETKNPQKDFPKAMALSAVIIVVCTVLATLAIAVVIPADQLNLASGVMQAIQYFFTAAGIPWLVAPMAVLITLGGVVSLAAWLIGPAKGLGIVAEEGNMPPLFDNTNKYGAPVAVLIIQALIGSAISLLYVFLPSVNQAYWILSAMTVELLCIVYILVFASVIKLRYSQPDTPRPFRIPGGMPGVWLVGGLGLFGTVFAFFVGLMPPSYFTTGWITYVGAVLFGTFILAVPPLVFLKLKKPGWLKSARQTEGKQ, from the coding sequence ATGAGCGATACAGTAGCACCGGCGAGTCCGGTTGTCTCAAAAAAAGTCCTCGGGCTCTTTGCGCTTGCCATGATCAACGTGGCCGCAGTCCTGAGCATACGGAATTTTCCCTCCATGGCCATCTACGGGTGGCAGTGCATAGGGTGGTATATCATCGGGGCAGTCCTCTTCCTCATCCCCATCTCGCTTGCGGGTGCGGAACTTGCGACCGGATGGCCGCAGGGCGGCGGTGTCTATGCCTGGGTGAAGCAGGCTTTCGGGGAGAAAGGCGGGTTCACCGCCCTCTTCTGCGAATGGTCGAACAACCTGGTCTGGTTCCCGACCGTCCTCTCGTTCATTGCGTCCACGCTCGCTTTTGCCCTGACGCCGGCGCTTGCGAACAGCTCCTGGTACATGTTCTCCGTGATGATGATCGCCTTCTGGGGCACGACCATCATCGCATTCTTCGGTGAGGAAGTCTCCACGAAGTTCGGGAACGTGGGAGTTATCATCGGGAGCATCATCCCGTCAATCCTGATCATCCTGCTCGGGCTGTGGTGGATCGGGTCGGGCCAGACGCTCGTCATCCCGCATTTCACCCTCAGGGCGATCGTTCCCGACATCAACGCCTCGACCCTGCCGTTCTTTGCAACGATCATCCTGCTCTTTGCCGGCATGGAGATGGCCGGGTTCCACGCACTTGAGACCAAGAACCCACAGAAGGATTTCCCGAAAGCAATGGCCCTCTCGGCCGTGATCATCGTTGTCTGCACGGTCCTTGCAACGCTCGCAATTGCGGTCGTGATCCCGGCTGACCAGCTCAACCTCGCATCCGGGGTCATGCAGGCCATCCAGTACTTCTTCACGGCCGCTGGTATACCCTGGCTGGTTGCACCCATGGCAGTACTGATCACCCTCGGGGGAGTTGTCTCGCTCGCAGCCTGGCTGATTGGCCCGGCCAAGGGACTCGGCATCGTTGCCGAGGAAGGCAACATGCCACCCCTGTTCGACAACACCAACAAGTACGGGGCACCGGTTGCGGTCCTCATCATCCAGGCCCTGATCGGATCGGCCATCTCGCTCCTCTACGTATTCCTCCCGTCCGTCAACCAGGCCTACTGGATCCTCTCGGCAATGACGGTCGAGCTTCTCTGTATCGTGTACATTCTCGTCTTTGCGTCGGTTATCAAACTCCGGTATTCCCAGCCGGACACCCCGCGCCCCTTTCGGATCCCCGGAGGAATGCCGGGAGTATGGCTTGTCGGCGGGCTTGGTCTCTTCGGCACGGTCTTTGCTTTCTTTGTGGGCCTCATGCCGCCGTCATACTTCACAACGGGATGGATCACGTACGTCGGGGCAGTGCTGTTCGGGACCTTCATCCTTGCCGTGCCGCCTCTGGTATTCCTCAAACTCAAAAAACCCGGCTGGCTGAAAAGTGCCAGGCAGACGGAGGGAAAACAATGA
- a CDS encoding mechanosensitive ion channel domain-containing protein: MILGDLLNFNSTISEVSQNAEAITSDFTWGDLVFVLLLLAAAYVVGLVVAHFMKLRLSHKLKKEQLELASTIVRVLIVFIALALALPGLFNLSMTIVFLIVLGCIIVIAMSSSAVVGNAAAGVGLLYEHTFGPGDFIEVNNVSGTVVAVHLLSVIIRTPTGVLVRIPNNMLYSTTLSNFHAHVARRYSYEFGIRYEDDSSRAIGIIRGILESHTFVLRNPVPEVFVSDIDPCSIRIKCRFWVPSVWANTQDDLSLKTEFLPKIKSALEEAGLEIPFPLTTVQLTGPESRDPEKTR, translated from the coding sequence ATGATACTTGGCGACCTCTTGAACTTCAATTCAACGATAAGCGAGGTTTCGCAGAATGCCGAAGCGATAACTTCGGATTTCACCTGGGGCGACCTCGTCTTTGTCCTCCTCCTCCTCGCTGCCGCGTATGTTGTCGGCCTTGTCGTTGCTCATTTCATGAAGCTGCGGCTCAGCCACAAACTGAAAAAAGAGCAGCTGGAACTCGCGTCAACGATCGTCCGGGTCCTCATTGTTTTCATCGCCCTTGCCCTTGCCCTGCCGGGCCTCTTCAATCTGAGCATGACGATCGTCTTCTTGATCGTTCTTGGGTGTATCATCGTTATCGCTATGTCGAGTTCGGCGGTTGTCGGGAACGCTGCGGCCGGGGTCGGCCTTCTCTACGAGCACACCTTTGGTCCCGGGGATTTTATCGAAGTCAACAATGTCTCGGGAACGGTTGTTGCCGTCCATCTCCTCTCGGTGATCATCCGGACCCCGACCGGAGTCCTGGTCCGGATCCCCAACAACATGCTCTACAGTACCACGCTCTCCAACTTCCATGCCCATGTTGCCCGCCGGTACTCTTACGAGTTCGGGATCCGGTACGAGGACGATTCTTCCCGGGCCATCGGTATCATCAGGGGGATCCTGGAGAGCCATACGTTTGTTCTCAGAAATCCGGTGCCCGAGGTATTTGTCAGCGATATCGATCCCTGCAGCATCCGGATCAAGTGCCGGTTCTGGGTCCCGTCGGTCTGGGCCAACACCCAGGACGATCTGTCCTTAAAGACCGAATTCCTCCCGAAGATCAAGTCCGCCCTTGAGGAGGCCGGCCTCGAGATCCCGTTCCCCTTAACAACCGTCCAGCTGACCGGCCCGGAGAGCCGGGATCCGGAAAAAACCCGGTGA
- a CDS encoding DUF432 domain-containing protein, with protein MFGYHAGDLSYAEKDLAITIDRSGPVPRYERRCGESRIETILAIKPDAVIIISPVEPVNLPEEIAHHLEIVFPRIVMQPGEARTVSLKFPVEIGVFLQTGTDTSVIDIFSLNAAKYSLYGKPVTGLITRYYESDIFQEPPPTDPHREGVMTLAIRNRYAGAVEVSRAVFECHGMKLFYGSHVGMSATMEIISSAIAVTSFEALPPSDCPNRGIDLYSSRKLPIIPEQGFYMESGVT; from the coding sequence GTGTTCGGATATCATGCCGGGGATCTCTCCTATGCGGAAAAGGATCTGGCCATTACGATCGACCGGTCGGGTCCGGTGCCGCGGTACGAGCGCCGGTGCGGGGAGAGCCGGATCGAGACGATCCTTGCAATAAAGCCCGATGCGGTCATCATCATAAGCCCTGTCGAGCCGGTCAATCTGCCCGAGGAGATCGCCCATCATCTCGAGATCGTCTTTCCCCGGATCGTCATGCAGCCCGGGGAAGCCAGGACCGTGAGCCTCAAGTTCCCGGTGGAGATCGGGGTCTTCCTGCAGACCGGTACCGATACTTCGGTCATCGATATCTTCTCCCTCAATGCTGCCAAGTATTCCCTGTATGGGAAGCCGGTGACCGGGCTCATCACGCGCTACTACGAGAGCGACATCTTCCAGGAGCCGCCACCGACCGACCCGCATCGCGAGGGGGTGATGACCCTTGCGATACGGAACCGCTATGCCGGTGCAGTCGAGGTATCCAGGGCAGTCTTCGAATGCCACGGCATGAAGCTGTTCTATGGATCTCACGTGGGCATGAGTGCGACAATGGAGATAATCTCCTCGGCCATTGCGGTCACGTCGTTTGAAGCGCTACCGCCTTCCGACTGCCCGAACCGGGGCATCGACCTGTACTCCAGCCGCAAACTGCCGATCATTCCCGAACAGGGATTCTACATGGAATCGGGTGTGACATGA
- a CDS encoding NAD(P)/FAD-dependent oxidoreductase, with the protein MTFDVVVVGAGPAGSAAAGECARLGLSVLCIEEHGTIGQPVQCAGLLSNAAFAECRVSERPVLNRVTGARLESPGGRSILIDARKTMACVVDRCALDYEMAQQAADQGAEFRLRTGVYGIQGDTLLTRGASGHEEIPFRILIAADGARSSIARLLRMERARIFLAGIQADIPCASDPRYVGLYPDAAPDFFGWAIPVTPAVTRIGLCTGSHVPERFLQFRRKFGENCLHLVTGTLPMGVMPRTYGHRTLFVGDAAGFPKPTSGGGIYTGVRSARHAAAVAAEACTKGAFDDGVLAGYERRWQADFGNELELGFRLLGMRQHMTREDLEAIIAALDDPEIIRTIEEYGDMDRPGTVVKKLLFRPGMLRLLGPLLATGLRSFL; encoded by the coding sequence ATGACGTTCGATGTAGTGGTTGTCGGTGCAGGACCTGCGGGAAGTGCGGCGGCAGGGGAGTGCGCCCGGCTCGGGCTCTCGGTCCTCTGCATCGAAGAGCACGGTACAATCGGCCAGCCGGTCCAGTGCGCCGGCCTTCTCTCGAATGCCGCGTTTGCCGAGTGCCGGGTCTCGGAGAGGCCGGTCCTCAACCGGGTGACCGGGGCACGGCTCGAATCGCCCGGGGGCAGAAGCATCCTTATCGATGCCAGGAAGACCATGGCCTGCGTGGTGGACCGGTGCGCCCTTGACTACGAGATGGCGCAGCAGGCCGCTGACCAGGGTGCGGAGTTCCGGCTCAGGACCGGCGTATACGGGATCCAGGGTGATACCCTCCTGACCCGGGGAGCAAGCGGCCATGAGGAGATCCCGTTCAGGATCCTGATCGCAGCGGACGGCGCACGGAGCAGTATCGCGCGACTCCTCAGGATGGAACGGGCACGAATATTCCTTGCCGGGATCCAGGCCGACATTCCCTGTGCATCGGATCCCCGGTACGTGGGACTCTACCCGGATGCGGCTCCGGACTTCTTTGGCTGGGCTATTCCGGTAACACCGGCCGTAACCCGCATCGGCCTCTGCACCGGATCCCATGTGCCGGAGAGGTTTTTGCAGTTCAGGAGAAAATTCGGAGAGAACTGCCTGCACCTTGTCACCGGCACGCTCCCCATGGGCGTAATGCCCAGAACCTACGGTCACCGCACCCTCTTTGTCGGCGATGCAGCCGGGTTCCCGAAACCAACGTCGGGCGGAGGGATTTACACGGGCGTCAGGTCCGCCCGCCATGCTGCGGCAGTTGCAGCCGAGGCCTGCACAAAGGGCGCGTTCGATGACGGGGTCCTTGCCGGGTACGAGCGGCGCTGGCAGGCCGATTTCGGGAACGAACTCGAACTGGGTTTCCGGCTCCTGGGCATGCGCCAGCACATGACCCGCGAGGATCTCGAGGCGATCATTGCAGCGCTCGATGATCCTGAAATCATCCGGACCATCGAAGAGTACGGGGACATGGACCGGCCGGGAACGGTAGTAAAAAAACTGCTCTTCAGGCCGGGAATGCTCCGGCTCCTCGGCCCCCTGCTTGCAACAGGACTCCGGTCGTTCCTGTAA
- a CDS encoding PAS domain S-box protein encodes MITLLYVDDEPELLQLGKIFLERGGDFFVQTASSAAEGLALLNSHVFDAIISDYQMPVMDGIEFLKQVRTSFAQIPFILFTGRGREEVVIEAINNGADFYLQKGGDPKAQFAELRHKLLIALERRRAVEALRNSEQRLSDIINFLPDATFAINTEGVVIAWNKAFEVMSGIPASSMIGKGNYEYALAFFPTRRPILIDLILESSETLKDLGYTILEKEGGVLVAETDAPCPRGKPGVFQVKASLLYDKNGDIAGAIESVRDITESKKNEISLEERQAELKSIFAAAPGGIGVSVNKEFREINQYFCDILGYTPEELTGQKSRMIYPDDEEFDFVQRERDRQILERGLAKIETRWKRKDGTILDILLSSAPLIPGDISQGITFTAIDITDRKRVEDELRIENEKNRGLMDHANDAIFIADAETGMLLEANRKAQELVGKTLEEIRTLHFNELHPPEFRSESLDYLARLIREGSGSQMLPILDRDGRQVPVIINATAIYHGERRCIMGIAHNISEIQMTQEALQFSNRKLNLLSEITRHDIRNKLTVIGGYLDLVRDRPEEPEYSMYLRKINDTVRTISENIEFTRVYQNLGATAPSWQNVHDAFFHACTHVDIKKICVQSDVGGIEIFADPLLERAFYNLVENSLKHGNRVSTIRVSARAGKESATVIIEDDGTGVPPFDKEKIFSKGFGKNTGLGLFLVKEILSITGITIKETGEYQKGARFELTVPHGAFRSPSGNKSDCCHILLKETP; translated from the coding sequence ATGATAACTCTCCTCTATGTGGATGACGAGCCGGAGCTTCTGCAGCTCGGCAAGATCTTCCTTGAGAGGGGAGGGGATTTTTTCGTCCAGACGGCTTCTTCAGCTGCGGAAGGCCTTGCACTTCTCAACAGTCATGTATTCGACGCCATCATATCCGATTACCAGATGCCGGTCATGGACGGGATCGAGTTCCTCAAGCAGGTCCGGACCAGTTTTGCTCAAATCCCGTTCATCCTGTTCACCGGGAGGGGCCGGGAAGAGGTTGTTATCGAGGCCATCAACAATGGTGCAGATTTTTATCTCCAGAAAGGCGGGGATCCCAAAGCCCAGTTTGCCGAACTCCGGCACAAGCTCCTGATAGCCCTTGAACGAAGGCGGGCAGTCGAAGCCCTCAGGAATTCCGAACAGCGCCTTTCCGATATCATCAATTTTCTGCCGGATGCCACGTTTGCGATCAACACGGAAGGAGTTGTTATCGCATGGAACAAGGCATTCGAAGTGATGAGCGGAATTCCTGCCTCCTCCATGATCGGGAAAGGGAATTATGAATATGCGCTTGCATTTTTCCCGACCCGCCGCCCTATTCTGATCGATCTCATCCTGGAATCGTCCGAAACCCTCAAAGACCTCGGCTATACGATCCTCGAGAAGGAGGGAGGCGTACTTGTTGCCGAGACCGATGCACCCTGCCCCCGGGGAAAACCCGGTGTCTTCCAGGTAAAAGCTTCCCTGTTGTATGACAAGAACGGGGACATTGCCGGCGCAATCGAATCGGTGCGCGACATAACGGAGAGCAAGAAGAACGAGATATCCCTGGAGGAGCGCCAGGCGGAACTCAAGAGCATCTTTGCCGCGGCTCCCGGCGGGATCGGCGTCTCCGTCAACAAGGAATTCCGCGAGATCAACCAGTACTTCTGCGACATACTCGGGTATACCCCCGAGGAACTGACGGGACAGAAATCCCGGATGATCTATCCTGATGATGAGGAATTTGACTTTGTCCAGAGGGAGCGGGACCGGCAGATCCTGGAGCGGGGCCTTGCCAAGATCGAGACCCGGTGGAAACGCAAGGACGGAACTATCCTCGATATCCTGCTCAGCTCAGCTCCCCTGATCCCGGGGGATATCTCGCAGGGCATCACGTTTACGGCCATCGACATAACGGACCGCAAACGGGTCGAGGACGAGCTCCGGATCGAGAACGAGAAGAACCGGGGGCTCATGGATCATGCCAACGACGCCATCTTCATTGCCGATGCAGAGACGGGTATGCTGCTCGAAGCGAACCGGAAAGCCCAGGAGCTTGTAGGCAAAACTCTCGAAGAGATCCGCACCCTGCATTTCAACGAGCTGCATCCACCTGAATTCCGATCCGAATCGCTGGATTATCTCGCACGGCTGATCCGGGAAGGCTCCGGCTCCCAGATGCTGCCCATTCTCGACCGGGACGGCCGGCAGGTTCCGGTCATCATTAACGCAACAGCCATTTACCATGGGGAACGCCGGTGCATCATGGGCATTGCCCACAATATCTCCGAGATCCAGATGACGCAGGAAGCCCTCCAGTTCTCGAACCGGAAACTCAACCTGCTCTCGGAGATAACACGGCACGATATCCGGAACAAGCTGACGGTCATCGGGGGCTATCTCGATCTCGTGCGGGACCGGCCGGAAGAGCCGGAATACTCCATGTATCTCCGGAAGATCAACGACACGGTCCGGACCATCAGCGAGAACATCGAGTTTACCCGGGTGTACCAGAACCTGGGTGCAACCGCCCCGTCCTGGCAGAACGTCCACGATGCCTTCTTCCATGCCTGCACCCACGTGGACATCAAGAAGATTTGCGTCCAGTCCGATGTGGGCGGGATCGAGATCTTTGCCGATCCGCTGCTGGAACGGGCTTTTTACAATCTTGTGGAGAACTCCCTCAAGCACGGGAACCGGGTCAGCACGATCCGGGTATCCGCCCGGGCCGGCAAAGAGTCGGCAACGGTCATCATCGAGGACGATGGAACGGGAGTCCCTCCATTTGACAAGGAGAAGATCTTCTCAAAAGGTTTTGGCAAGAATACCGGCCTTGGGCTGTTCCTTGTCAAAGAGATCCTCTCCATCACGGGGATCACCATAAAGGAGACCGGCGAATACCAGAAAGGCGCCCGGTTCGAACTGACGGTTCCCCACGGAGCGTTCCGATCCCCCTCAGGCAATAAAAGCGACTGCTGCCATATCCTGCTCAAGGAAACCCCGTAA
- a CDS encoding VTT domain-containing protein: MDLLFSTFIDLVLHFDKYLPGIIETYGFWTYLILFVIIFCETGLVVMPYLPGDSLLFVAGALAGAGYLNPEILIGTLILAAVLGDSVNYWIGNKVGMKLFDMQCSFVKKDHLEKTHEYFEKYGGFTIVIARFIPFIRTFAPFLAGVGKMPYRWFLSYNVIGGILWISAFTLAGFFFGQMPIVKENFSYIIYAIIGISFIAVASIIIGIIRSMRACPAAPLEKKE; the protein is encoded by the coding sequence ATGGATCTGCTGTTCTCGACTTTCATCGATCTCGTCCTCCACTTCGACAAGTACCTGCCGGGGATCATCGAGACGTACGGTTTCTGGACCTACCTCATCCTCTTTGTGATCATCTTCTGCGAGACTGGTCTCGTTGTCATGCCGTACCTGCCGGGAGACTCGCTCCTCTTTGTCGCCGGCGCGCTGGCAGGTGCCGGGTATCTCAATCCTGAGATCCTGATAGGGACCCTGATCCTTGCAGCCGTTCTGGGCGATTCGGTAAATTACTGGATAGGGAACAAAGTCGGGATGAAACTCTTTGACATGCAGTGCAGTTTTGTAAAAAAGGACCATCTTGAGAAGACCCACGAGTATTTTGAAAAATACGGGGGGTTCACCATTGTTATCGCCCGGTTCATCCCGTTCATCAGGACATTTGCCCCCTTCCTTGCCGGTGTCGGCAAGATGCCGTACCGCTGGTTCCTCTCTTACAACGTCATCGGCGGCATCCTCTGGATATCGGCCTTCACCCTTGCAGGTTTCTTCTTTGGCCAGATGCCGATAGTCAAGGAGAACTTCAGTTACATCATCTATGCCATCATCGGGATCTCGTTCATCGCGGTAGCCTCGATCATCATCGGTATAATCCGCTCGATGCGGGCCTGCCCTGCGGCTCCTTTGGAAAAGAAAGAATAA
- a CDS encoding calcium-translocating P-type ATPase, PMCA-type — MKEPALIPLDELATLTGTSGITAQDAPRLRASYGANAMTPPVREPLWKQYLEKFNDPIIRILLFAVAVSLIVSVIKGSGFLDTIGIIVAVLLATGIAFFNEYRSSREFDVLNAHRDDVAVKVIRNGHAASVPSREIVVGDLILLEAGDAIPADGWVLLSDDLCSDESAFTGETEPVKKEVRDKVLKGAFITAGKGHMIAAAVGDSAQMGVIAASLGIDHATETPLEQKLTSLAGVISKFGYAMAVLICVTLFIRGVLVGDVTGLNLDSANNVLQYFMLAVVIVVAAVPEGLPMSVALSLSLAMRKMTRANCLVRRLIACETIGSATTICTDKTGTLTKNQMEVVESSAGKPANPSDLPETPIAWITLNSAVNGTAHLDERDGKVIVIGNSTEGALLRWLRAESLDYMQIRAENHVTKQYLFDGNRKRMSTVIRLEGRSFLLVKGAPEIIASLCTEKPDLSGVSALASRAMRTLAFAHREITDGDESEQNLTWDGFVGIRDPLRDHIAESVATCRSAGIRVRMVTGDNPETARAIAREAGILTDGTVMTGGAFRALSKEEQVEAARNLDVMARAEPMDKLLLVEALQKTGAVVAVTGDGTNDAPALKHADVGLAMGIAGTEVAREASDIILLDDSFASITSAVWWGRSLYENIQRFILFQLTINFCACILVFIAPLLGFPEPFSIIQILWINIIMDTLAAFALCSEAPHGGLMNHRPVPQDAKIVTPFMWLSIIVTATFLILAGILQLGTGFLGGQTPAEVSTVFFSAFIIAAVWNGINCRALDGKMPAFFRGNPTFFAVMGAIVLIQIAIVQFGGAIFGTVPLSPEQWIRIILASASILVVGFVLRLAYHRYSAGKTGQTE; from the coding sequence ATGAAAGAACCCGCCCTCATTCCTCTTGATGAACTTGCTACCCTCACGGGTACCTCCGGTATAACCGCACAGGATGCGCCGCGCCTCCGCGCAAGTTATGGCGCCAATGCCATGACCCCCCCGGTACGCGAGCCGCTCTGGAAACAGTACTTGGAAAAATTCAACGACCCGATCATAAGGATCCTGCTCTTTGCTGTTGCCGTCTCCCTGATCGTATCGGTGATCAAGGGAAGCGGGTTCCTCGACACCATCGGGATCATTGTCGCTGTTCTTCTTGCAACCGGCATTGCGTTCTTCAACGAGTACCGGAGCAGCCGGGAGTTCGATGTCCTCAACGCGCACCGGGACGATGTTGCGGTCAAGGTGATCCGCAATGGTCATGCAGCCTCGGTTCCCTCGCGGGAGATCGTTGTCGGCGACCTGATCCTTCTCGAGGCCGGTGACGCAATCCCGGCGGATGGCTGGGTTCTCTTATCCGACGACCTCTGTTCCGATGAATCCGCCTTTACGGGAGAGACGGAGCCGGTGAAAAAAGAGGTGCGGGACAAGGTTCTCAAGGGTGCGTTCATCACCGCCGGAAAAGGGCATATGATTGCTGCAGCAGTCGGCGACTCCGCCCAGATGGGCGTGATTGCTGCATCGCTTGGGATCGACCATGCCACCGAGACGCCCCTTGAACAGAAACTCACGTCTCTTGCCGGCGTGATAAGCAAGTTCGGGTACGCCATGGCCGTCCTCATCTGCGTCACGCTCTTCATCCGGGGCGTTCTGGTCGGGGACGTGACCGGGCTCAACCTCGATTCGGCCAACAATGTCCTCCAGTACTTCATGCTCGCGGTCGTGATCGTTGTCGCCGCCGTACCCGAAGGCCTCCCGATGAGCGTTGCGCTCTCGCTCTCGCTTGCCATGCGCAAGATGACCCGGGCCAACTGTCTTGTCAGGAGGCTCATTGCCTGCGAGACTATCGGGTCGGCAACCACCATCTGCACGGACAAGACCGGCACGCTGACAAAGAACCAGATGGAGGTTGTGGAATCCTCTGCCGGCAAACCGGCGAATCCTTCGGATCTGCCGGAGACCCCGATCGCATGGATCACGCTCAATTCTGCAGTGAACGGGACTGCGCATCTGGATGAGCGCGACGGAAAAGTCATCGTGATCGGGAACTCAACAGAAGGTGCCCTGCTCCGCTGGCTCCGGGCCGAGTCGCTCGATTATATGCAGATCCGGGCCGAGAACCACGTGACCAAGCAGTATCTTTTCGATGGCAACCGGAAACGGATGTCCACGGTCATCCGGCTCGAAGGCAGATCGTTTTTGCTTGTCAAGGGCGCCCCCGAGATCATCGCTTCGCTCTGCACGGAAAAACCCGATCTCTCCGGTGTGAGTGCCCTTGCTTCGCGGGCCATGCGGACGCTCGCGTTCGCCCACCGGGAGATCACGGACGGCGACGAGAGCGAGCAGAATCTGACCTGGGACGGATTCGTTGGTATCCGCGATCCCCTCCGGGATCATATCGCCGAGTCGGTTGCAACCTGTCGCAGTGCCGGCATCCGCGTGCGGATGGTAACCGGCGATAATCCCGAGACTGCCCGGGCCATTGCCCGCGAGGCCGGGATCTTAACGGATGGGACGGTCATGACCGGGGGAGCCTTCCGGGCCCTTTCCAAAGAGGAGCAGGTCGAAGCAGCCCGGAACCTCGATGTGATGGCCCGGGCTGAGCCCATGGACAAGCTCCTGCTTGTCGAGGCCCTCCAGAAGACCGGTGCGGTTGTTGCCGTGACCGGTGACGGGACGAACGATGCCCCCGCCCTCAAACATGCCGATGTCGGCCTTGCGATGGGCATCGCGGGAACGGAAGTTGCAAGGGAGGCAAGCGATATCATTCTTCTTGATGATTCGTTTGCGTCGATCACAAGCGCTGTCTGGTGGGGACGATCGCTGTACGAGAACATCCAGCGGTTCATCCTCTTCCAGCTCACGATCAACTTCTGTGCCTGCATCCTTGTCTTCATCGCCCCGCTTCTTGGGTTTCCCGAGCCGTTCTCCATCATCCAGATCCTCTGGATCAACATCATCATGGACACCCTTGCCGCCTTTGCCCTCTGCTCGGAAGCACCCCACGGCGGGCTTATGAACCACCGGCCCGTGCCGCAGGACGCGAAGATCGTCACGCCGTTCATGTGGCTCTCGATCATCGTGACGGCAACGTTCCTGATCCTGGCCGGTATCCTCCAGCTCGGGACCGGATTCCTTGGCGGCCAGACTCCCGCGGAAGTGAGTACGGTCTTCTTCTCGGCCTTCATCATCGCCGCGGTCTGGAACGGGATCAACTGCCGCGCCCTTGACGGGAAGATGCCTGCCTTCTTCCGCGGCAACCCGACCTTCTTTGCGGTGATGGGGGCGATCGTTCTCATCCAGATAGCGATCGTCCAGTTCGGCGGAGCGATCTTCGGGACGGTACCGCTCTCCCCTGAACAGTGGATCCGGATCATCCTTGCTTCCGCATCGATCCTTGTCGTCGGGTTTGTCCTGAGGCTGGCGTATCACCGGTATTCTGCAGGAAAAACCGGGCAAACCGAATAA